From a single Sinomonas atrocyanea genomic region:
- a CDS encoding universal stress protein, producing MRYVVGYQPDQRGADAVALAVAIARAQDATLDLMLVLGEDAPYIAANPDGPRVHPEEQRTLTAQRQALALVPADVEAAFHVRHGHSFAATLIEAAVEFEAALIVVGAASNGLFKRYTVGSVANALLHASPVPVALAPRGYHRTEPVERITAFIGRRQGADAAVDVALIAAGRRNVPLRFVSLVELDERGDSGENINAAHRHANTVLAAAARRLPAGHEASVEVAHGRTFEEAVDSLEWLEGELVIIGSSRLAQKNQLFLGSTANKVLRALPVPMVVVPRDYERAESHPLG from the coding sequence ATGCGCTATGTCGTCGGATACCAGCCGGACCAGCGGGGTGCGGACGCGGTGGCCCTGGCCGTCGCGATCGCCCGCGCGCAGGACGCCACGCTGGACCTCATGCTCGTGCTCGGGGAGGACGCCCCCTACATCGCGGCGAACCCCGACGGGCCGCGGGTCCACCCGGAGGAGCAGCGGACCCTCACGGCCCAGCGTCAGGCCCTCGCGCTCGTGCCCGCAGATGTCGAGGCCGCCTTCCACGTGCGCCACGGCCACTCCTTCGCGGCGACCCTCATCGAGGCCGCGGTCGAATTCGAGGCCGCGCTGATCGTGGTCGGTGCGGCGAGCAACGGGCTGTTCAAGCGGTACACGGTCGGTTCCGTCGCCAACGCCCTCCTGCACGCCTCGCCCGTGCCAGTGGCGCTCGCACCGCGCGGCTACCACCGCACGGAGCCCGTGGAGCGCATCACTGCGTTCATCGGTCGCAGGCAGGGTGCCGACGCCGCGGTCGACGTCGCACTCATCGCCGCCGGCCGGCGCAACGTGCCGCTCCGCTTCGTCTCCCTCGTCGAGCTCGACGAGCGGGGCGACTCCGGGGAGAACATCAACGCCGCCCACCGCCACGCGAACACCGTCCTGGCCGCCGCCGCCCGCCGCCTCCCCGCCGGGCACGAGGCGAGCGTTGAGGTGGCCCATGGCCGCACCTTCGAGGAGGCGGTGGACAGCCTGGAGTGGCTCGAGGGCGAGCTCGTGATCATCGGTTCGAGCCGGCTCGCGCAGAAGAACCAGCTCTTCCTCGGCTCGACGGCGAACAAGGTCCTGCGGGCCCTGCCGGTGCCCATGGTCGTGGTGCCGCGCGACTACGAGCGGGCGGAGTCCCACCCCCTGGGCTGA
- the gabT gene encoding 4-aminobutyrate--2-oxoglutarate transaminase encodes MDIQYRLEQKRKVLADFPGPRSLELAARRAQAVAAGVASSVPVYVADADGGIIHDVDGNSFIDLGSGIAVTTVGASDAAVVGAVKEQVEHFTHTCFMVSPYEGYVAVAEKLNQLTPGEHAKRTVLFNSGAEAVENAIKIARIATGRSAVVAFDHAYHGRTNLTMGLTAKAMPYKHGFGPFAGEVYRAPMSYPFREENPQITGKEAAERAILMMSKQIGADQIAAIIIEPIQGEGGFIVPADGFLPRLAEFAKENGIVFIADEVQSGFARTGEWFAVQHEGVVPDLITTAKGIAGGMPLSAVTGRAELLDAVHGGGLGGTYGGNPVACAAALAAIDTMETQDLRGRAREIEATVKERLGKLQAELGEAGIIGEVRGRGGMLALEFVKAGSGAAKVPDAAATKKIADYCLKEGVIILTCGTYGNVIRLLPPLVISDELLADGLDVLEAAIRSVA; translated from the coding sequence ATGGACATCCAGTACCGCCTCGAGCAGAAGCGCAAGGTCCTCGCGGACTTCCCCGGCCCCCGCTCCCTCGAGCTCGCCGCCCGCCGCGCCCAGGCCGTCGCCGCGGGTGTCGCCTCGTCCGTCCCCGTCTACGTCGCGGACGCCGACGGCGGCATCATCCACGACGTCGACGGCAACTCCTTCATCGACCTCGGCTCCGGCATCGCCGTGACCACCGTCGGTGCCTCCGACGCCGCGGTGGTCGGCGCCGTCAAGGAGCAGGTCGAGCACTTCACCCACACCTGCTTCATGGTGTCCCCGTACGAGGGCTACGTCGCCGTGGCCGAGAAGCTCAACCAGCTCACGCCGGGCGAGCACGCCAAGCGGACCGTGCTGTTCAACTCCGGCGCCGAGGCCGTCGAGAACGCGATCAAGATCGCCCGCATCGCCACCGGCCGCAGCGCCGTGGTCGCGTTCGACCACGCCTACCACGGCCGCACCAACCTCACCATGGGCCTCACAGCGAAGGCCATGCCGTACAAGCACGGCTTCGGCCCGTTCGCCGGCGAGGTCTACCGCGCGCCGATGAGCTACCCGTTCCGCGAGGAGAACCCGCAGATCACGGGCAAGGAGGCGGCCGAGCGCGCCATCCTCATGATGAGCAAGCAGATCGGCGCCGACCAGATCGCGGCCATCATCATCGAGCCCATCCAGGGCGAGGGCGGCTTCATCGTCCCCGCGGACGGCTTCCTGCCGCGCCTGGCGGAGTTCGCCAAGGAGAACGGCATCGTCTTCATCGCGGACGAGGTCCAGTCCGGGTTCGCGCGCACCGGCGAATGGTTCGCCGTCCAGCACGAGGGCGTGGTCCCGGACCTCATCACCACGGCCAAGGGCATCGCCGGCGGCATGCCGCTCTCGGCCGTGACCGGCCGCGCGGAGCTGCTCGACGCCGTCCACGGCGGCGGCCTCGGCGGCACCTACGGCGGCAACCCGGTCGCGTGCGCCGCGGCGCTCGCCGCGATCGACACGATGGAGACCCAGGACCTCCGGGGCCGCGCCCGCGAGATCGAGGCCACGGTCAAGGAGCGCCTCGGCAAGCTCCAGGCCGAGCTCGGCGAGGCGGGCATCATCGGCGAGGTCCGCGGTCGCGGCGGGATGCTCGCGCTCGAGTTCGTCAAGGCCGGCAGCGGCGCCGCGAAGGTCCCGGACGCCGCGGCGACGAAGAAGATCGCCGACTACTGCCTCAAGGAAGGCGTCATCATCCTCACCTGCGGCACCTACGGGAACGTCATCCGCCTCCTGCCGCCGCTCGTGATCTCGGACGAGCTGCTTGCCGACGGGCTCGACGTGCTCGAGGCCGCCATCCGCTCTGTCGCGTAG